Proteins encoded by one window of Candidatus Binataceae bacterium:
- a CDS encoding alpha/beta hydrolase — translation MARFSDITGRYIYLELDGVEYRVYIEEAGTGIPLVCQHTAGSDGRQYRHILEDRDITSRFRVIAADLPYHGKSLPPVSLRYWEQEYRLTKDWFMRYWVKLCRELDLKRPVYMGCSMGGHLAGDLALNYPNEFRACIGLEAALWSGNTDRLVNQWFHHPRLSNESKPALMLSLCSPNAPEQFVRETVWEYSQGAPPVFKGDLYYYSFEHDLRETAKNIDTRKCALYVLSGDYDWSAYPAASKALADSVPGATYTLMEGMGHFPMSEDPGQFKKYLMPVLADIQTKS, via the coding sequence ATGGCGAGATTCTCGGACATTACGGGCCGCTATATCTATCTCGAACTCGACGGTGTCGAGTACCGCGTTTACATCGAAGAGGCGGGCACGGGAATACCGCTGGTATGCCAGCATACCGCCGGATCCGACGGACGCCAGTACCGGCATATTCTCGAGGACCGCGATATAACCTCGCGCTTTCGCGTGATCGCCGCCGACCTGCCCTATCACGGCAAATCGCTTCCCCCGGTTTCCCTCAGGTACTGGGAACAGGAGTACCGGCTGACCAAGGATTGGTTCATGCGCTACTGGGTCAAGCTCTGCCGCGAACTCGACCTCAAACGGCCCGTGTACATGGGCTGCTCGATGGGTGGCCATCTCGCGGGCGACCTGGCGCTTAACTATCCGAACGAATTCCGCGCCTGCATCGGGCTGGAAGCTGCGCTATGGAGCGGCAATACCGATCGGCTGGTGAACCAGTGGTTCCACCATCCGCGCCTGTCGAACGAATCGAAACCCGCTCTGATGCTGAGCCTGTGCTCGCCCAACGCGCCCGAACAGTTCGTGCGCGAGACGGTATGGGAATACAGCCAGGGCGCGCCGCCGGTATTCAAAGGCGACCTGTACTACTATTCGTTCGAACACGATCTGCGGGAGACCGCGAAAAATATCGACACCCGCAAGTGCGCGCTCTACGTGCTCAGCGGCGATTACGATTGGTCCGCATATCCGGCGGCGTCGAAGGCTCTGGCCGATTCCGTACCCGGCGCCACTTATACATTGATGGAAGGGATGGGCCATTTCCCGATGTCCGAGGACCCTGGCCAATTCAAGAAGTACCTGATGCCGGTTCTTGCGGATATTCAGACTAAATCATAG
- a CDS encoding NIPSNAP family protein — MIYELRVYHCLPGRLPALLKRFETATMRLFEKHGIRQVGFWTVAIGESNQDLIYILQWESLAERDKKFSSFQTDPEWLDARRKSEEDGPLVASISNTIMSPTAFSALR, encoded by the coding sequence ATGATCTATGAGCTTCGCGTCTATCATTGCCTGCCGGGACGGCTTCCTGCCCTCCTCAAACGCTTCGAAACCGCAACCATGCGGCTGTTCGAAAAGCATGGAATTCGCCAAGTCGGCTTCTGGACCGTAGCTATCGGCGAATCCAACCAGGATCTGATCTATATTCTGCAATGGGAATCGCTGGCAGAGCGCGACAAAAAGTTTTCCTCCTTTCAGACCGATCCCGAATGGCTCGACGCCCGCCGCAAGAGCGAGGAAGACGGTCCCTTGGTTGCCTCCATTAGCAATACCATCATGAGCCCGACCGCGTTCTCGGCTTTGCGATGA
- a CDS encoding pyridoxamine 5'-phosphate oxidase family protein produces MSIRTNRRAASEESPVNRTSIGNGRIAASGAAAALTRRQVIAWGAAALGSLAIGPGVATTASAQSDASGAQTGARVSPRDLDALSTAGVLYIATVRKDGNQSNAAPVWFTVSPDHLVLIQTQPTTWKAKRIRRGSPVIVWIGRKHGPAFIGKARISSDPAFERRVIEDYPKKYLMVRFGFHKPTQEMFDKGDILSIVITPVRDLPDGFESRPGTPAPAIDETHK; encoded by the coding sequence ATGAGTATCCGCACAAACCGGCGAGCTGCTTCCGAGGAAAGCCCCGTGAATCGAACATCCATTGGCAACGGTCGCATTGCGGCGAGCGGCGCCGCCGCCGCGCTTACGCGACGGCAGGTAATCGCGTGGGGTGCGGCCGCGCTCGGTAGTCTTGCGATAGGGCCGGGCGTCGCGACCACAGCTTCGGCGCAGTCGGACGCCAGCGGCGCGCAGACTGGCGCACGAGTCTCACCGCGCGACCTCGACGCGCTTTCAACCGCCGGCGTGCTTTACATCGCCACTGTTCGCAAGGACGGTAACCAGAGCAACGCCGCGCCGGTCTGGTTTACGGTTTCACCGGACCATCTCGTGCTGATTCAGACGCAGCCCACAACATGGAAGGCAAAGCGTATTCGTCGCGGCAGCCCCGTGATCGTCTGGATCGGCAGGAAGCACGGTCCGGCGTTTATCGGCAAGGCCCGCATAAGCTCCGATCCGGCATTCGAGCGGCGCGTAATCGAAGACTACCCGAAGAAATATCTGATGGTGCGTTTCGGGTTCCATAAGCCAACCCAGGAAATGTTCGACAAAGGCGACATTCTCTCGATTGTAATAACTCCGGTTCGCGATCTGCCCGACGGATTCGAGTCTCGGCCGGGTACGCCCGCTCCGGCCATCGATGAAACCCACAAATAG